In Candidatus Eisenbacteria bacterium, the genomic stretch CAGCGGGTTGCAGACGTCGTTGGTGCAGAGGTCGTCGTCGTTGCAGGCGGGCGTCACGACGTCGGTGAAGACGCACTCGCCGGTCGCCGGGTTGCAGGCGTCGCGGGTGCACGCGTTCTCGTCGTTGCAGCTCCGGGTGCTGGTCGTCGCACACTGGCCGGTCGACGGATCGCAACGCTCGGTCGTGCAGGCGTCGCCGTCGTCGCACACGAGCCCGGTCGACGGGTACTCGCACTGGCCCGTCTGCGGGTTGCAGACGTCCCGCGTGCAGAGGTCGCCGTCGTTGCAGGTGGGCGTCACGACGTCCTCGTACACGCACTCGCCGCTCGCGGGATCGCACTTGTCGGTCGTGCAGGCGTTGCCGTCGTCGCAAACCCTGCGGTCGGTCGTCTTGCACTCGCCGGTCGCCGGGTTGCAGGCTTCGGTCGTGCAGGCGTCCTGGTCGTCGCAGACGATGCCGGTCGGCGGGTGCTCGCACTGGCCGGTCTGCGGGTTGCAGACGTCCCGGGTGCAGAGGTCGTCGTCGCCGCAGGTGGGCGTGACGACGTCGGTGTAGACGCACTCGCCGGTCGCCGGGTCGCAGGCGTCCGTCGTGCAGGCGTTCTCGTCGTCGCAGTGCACGGCCTGGGTGTAGACGCACTGGCCGGTCGCGGGGTCGCAGGCGTCGCGGGTGCACAGGCTGCCGTCGTCGCAGGTGACGGCCGCCACGGAGGTGCACTGGCCCGTGTCGGGATTGCAGAAGTCGCGCGTGCAGGCGTCGCCGTCGTCGCACACGACGTCCGGATACGAGCACGCCGCCGAGCCCGCTTTCGTCGGATCGCAGACGTCGCGCGTGCAGAGGTCGTCGTCACCGCACAGGATGACGGGCGTCTTCTTCGGCATGGTGGCCGAGATGCCGGTCGTGTCGATCTCGCCGTCGTGGCCGACGCCGCCGCTGTAGACGGCGGTGGCGTTGATCTGTCCGCCGACGATGTCCTCCGTACGAACGGTGTACGGAATGAGCCCGCTCGTCAGGTCCTGCATGCTGCAGCCGTCGGTACCGCCGACGCACGGCGCGCTCGGCGTCACGACGACGGGCGTGCCGTCGGGGAGCGTCAGCGTGAGCGAGCCGCCTTCGAACGAGCAGCCGCTGGTCGAGTCCTTGCGGAGGTGGAGCTGGTAGAAGATGCTCTCGCACTGCGACAGCGCGCCGGTGACGCCGGTCGTGCCGTCGCCGCGGAACACCATCACCTGAATCGACGCGGTGGTGCCGGTGCATCCGACCGGATCGACGTGCGCGCGAGCCGTGCCTCCCAGTGCGAGGAGCAGCGTCCCGATCATCGCCACCGTCGTTCGAATCGAGTGACGCGTTCTTTCCGTACAGCTCATGCGCGAGGCCCCCGTCGGTTGTGCGGACACGTTGCGTGCCGCGAAGCTCGCACGTCGCTACTCCTCTTGCAGCTTTGCTGTCAATGACTTGCGACCTAGCGAGCTGCCAAAATGTGTACGAGGTTGAACGTCGCAAGGCGCTCGGCAGGGCGAACGCTGTGTGGCTGTGAACGCCGGGACACATCGACGCGCGACGTAGGCCCTGCAGGACCTACGTCGGCAGGCGCTAGCGCACTGCGGAGAGCTGGAGACGGCGCGCGAGGCGCGTGTGGGCCGGCCACCCGAGGCGCGGACTCGGTTGTCGCGCGGGGACGCGACGTCGCAGATCGTGAATGCGGCCGACGGCCTCGGTCACGCGCCGCGGTGCGAGCGCGCCACTCGCGATCGCCTGCTCGACGCCGGTCATCGCGCGTTCGGCGACGTCGAGCGACTGACACACGAGGAGCATGTCGCATCCCGCGGCGAGCGCCTCGGGCGCGAGCCGCTCGGGCGCGGCGCGTCCGGCGACCGCCTGCATCTCGAGGTCGTCGCTGAAGAGCACGCCCGTGAACCCGAGACGCCGCCGCAGGAGGCTCGTCGCGATCGCCGGCGAGAGCGTCGCGGGATGTTTCGGGTCGAGGGCGGGGTAGACGACGTGCGCCGACATCAGGGCGGGAATGCCGGCGCGGATCGCACGCACGAAGGGCGGGATCTCGACCGTGGTGAGCGCCCGCCGCGACGCCGAGACGCGCGGTAGCACCTTGTGCGAGTCGCCGAGCGTGCGCCCGTGTCCGGGGAAGTGCTTGCCGCAGGGGAGGACGCCGCCGCGCTCGAGGCCGCGCGCGACCGCGACGCCGAAGCGCGCCACCTGCGCGGCGGTGGTGCCGTAGGCGCGGTCGCCGATGACCTCGTTGCGCGGGTTCGCCCACACGTCGAGCACCGGCGCGAAGTCGATGTCGATGCCGATCGCGGCGAGCTCGCGGCCCATCGCTTCGCCGACGGCCTCGGCGAGTCGAACGCTCTTGGCGGCGGCGACGACGGCGGCGGCCGGGAAGGGGGTGAACGGCCGCATCCGGAACCGGTCCACGCGTCCGCCTTCGTGATCGATCCCGACCAGCGGCGAGACGCCCGGGCCGAGCGCATGGAGGTCGGCAATCAGATGTCGGAGCTGGCTCGCCGAGTGGACGTTGCGCTTGAAGAGGATGACGCCGCCGGGCGGACGTTCGGTGAGGAAGCGCCGGGTGTCCGCATCGAGCGTCGGGCCCGGGATCCCCACCATGAAGAGCTGGGAGATGGTTCGCCGTAGCACGGACGTCGGCATGGACCCGGGGGCCTATAGCACGAAGTTCTATGGACACGATGCGGCGGAGGTGTTACGTAACGCCGCACTCGAAGGGCGGGGATGGCGGCGGACCGAACGGCGCGTTACATCGCGGTGGAGGGCCCGATCGGAGTCGGGAAAACGGCCCTCGCCCGGCGACTCGCCGCCGACTTCGGCTCGCAGCTGATCCTCGAGCACGTCGAGGACAATCCGTTCCTACGCAAGTTCTACGAGGACCCGAGCCGCTATGCCTTCCAGGCGCAGCTTCACTTCCTGCTCGAGCGCTACCGCCAGCAGCGCGACGTGCACGAGCGCGGCCTGCCGGCGGCCGGCCTGGTGGCGGACTACCTCTTCGCCAAGGATGGGATCTTCGCCGGGGTCACCCTCAATGCGGACGAGGGGGCCCTCTACCGGCAGGTCTTCGACCTCCTCGACCGCCAGATTCCCCGGCCGGACCTGGTCATTTACCTCGAGGCGCGGCCTGCTGTATTACTCAAGCGCATCAAGAAGCGTGGTCTCGAGTACGAACGGACGATCACCAAGGACTATCTCGAACGGCTCACGGAGGCGTTTCGAAACTTCTTCCACCACTATACGGATGCCCCACTGCTCGTGGTGAACAGCTCGGACATCGACTTCGTCGAGCACGGCAGTGACCTGGCCGATCTCATCCACGAGATCCGGGGCATGCGACAGGGGGTACAGCACTACATTCCGCTTGGATCACGGTAACTGACCCCGACCCACAACGGGCGGGGATTGGAACGGACCGAGACGGTAGGCAGACGACGGCGACAATCGAACGGAACGGCACCACCCGCGAGCCGACCACGACCCCGAGCAGCGATGCCGGGGATCGAGCGAGGCGACGGGCACTCCCGACGAGCGACGCACGTACTACGGCCTCCCGGACTGCGGTCCGAGGAGGCCGTTTCTTATGGAGAGCTCGAAGCGAGTGACGGTTCCGGACATCGGTCGCATGAAGGCGGCGGGAGAGCGGATCACGATGGTGACCGCCTACGACTGGACCTTCGCCCGGCTCCTCGACGAGGCCGGCGTCGACATGCTGCTGGTGGGCGACTCCCTCGGCATGGTCGTGCAGGGCCACGAGACGACCATTCCGGTCACGCTCGACGAGATGGTCTACCACACGCGCATGGTCGCGCGCGGCGCGAAGCGCGCGCTCGTGGTCGGCGATCTGCCGTTCGGGAGCTACCAGGGCGGACCCGATCGGGCGGTCGAGAGCGCCATCCGACTCGTGAAGGACGGCGGCGCGCAGTGCGTGAAGCTCGAGGGCGGACTCGCCATGGCGGAGACGATCGAGCGCATCGCCTCGATCGACATCCCCGTCGTCGGACACGTGGGTCTCACGCCACAGTCCGTGCACCGCATCGGCGGGCACCGCGTGCAGGGGCGTCGCCACGGCAGCACGCCCGGCGGTCGCGAGCGCGTCATCGAGGACGCGAAGACGGTCGAGGCCGCGGGCGCGTTCGCCGTGGTCCTCGAGTGCATTCCGCTCGATCTCGCCGCCGAGATCACCGAAGCGCTCACCATCCCGACGATCGGCATCGGCGCCGGCGTGCACTGCGACGGCCAGGTGCTGGTTCTCCACGATCTCGTCGGCTTCAACGACGCGTGGACGCCCCGCTTCGCGAAGCGCTACGCCGAGCTCGGTCGCGCCGTCGTGCAGGCGGCGCAGGCGTACGTGGGCGAGGTGAAGGGCGGCGCGTTCCCGACCGACGCACACGCGTTCGCCCCCAAGGTGGCGGCTGCAAGCTGATGGTGACGCTCGCCACACCCGGCGCCATGCAGGCGTGGGCCCGCGCGGAGCAGCGGGCCGGCCGGCGCGTCGCGCTCGTTCCCACCATGGGGGCGCTCCACGAGGGCCATCTGGCCCTCGTCGCCGAGGCCCGACGGCACGCCGAGCGCGTCGTCGTGTCGATCTTCGTGAATCCGATCCAGTTCAACCGCCGCGACGACTTCGAGCGCTACCCGCGCCCGATGGACGAGGACGCCGCGCGCTGCGCAGCGGCGGGCGTGGACGCGATCTACGCGCCCTCGGCGGCGGCCATGTACCCCGAAGGCTTCCAGACGCACGTCGAGGCGGGGAAGCTGACCGAGCCACTGTGCGGCGCCGCCCGACCCGGGCATTTCCGTGGCGTCACGACGGTGGTCACCAAGCTGTTCCACGCCGTGCGGCCCGACGTGGCCGTGTTCGGCGAGAAGGACTTCCAGCAGCTCGCGATCGTGCGACGCATGACCGCGGATCTCGACTTCGGGATCGAGATCGTGGGCGTCCCGACGGTGCGGGAGGAGGACGGGCTCGCCCTCTCGAGCCGCAATCGTCTCCTCTCGCCGCAGGCGCGCATGGCGGCGCGCTGCGTGCCGCGGGCGCTCGACGCCGCCGCAACGGCGGTGGCAAAGGGCGAGACGCGGGCCGCGACGGTCGTCGCGGCCGCAACGGCGGCCGTCGCGGCCGAGCCCACAGCGCGCCTCGAGTATGCCGAGGCGCGCGATCCCGAGACCTTGGATGCGGCGGAGGTGGTGACGGGGCCGACGGTGATCGCCCTCGCGGTTTGGGTGGGCGGCGTACGGCTCATCGACAACCGAGTACTCGTGCCAGGGAGAGACGAGCGATGACACGCAAGATGATGCGCGCGAAGATCCATCGGGCCACCGTCACGCAGGCGGACGTCGACTACGAGGGCTCGATCTCGATCGATCGGACGCTCATGGACGCCACCGACCTGTTGCCCAACGAGGCCGTGTGCGTGTGGAACGTCACCAACGGCAACCGCTTCGAGACCTACGTCGTCGAGGGCGAGCGCGACTCCGGCTGCATCTGCGTGAACGGGGCCGCGGCGCACCTGGTCGATCCGGGCGACCTCGTCATCATCGCGGCCTTCACGTGGATGTCCGAGGAAGCGGCGCGCAAGCACGAGCCGAAGGTCGTGTTCGTCGACGAGGAGAACCGCATCCGCGAGAAGCGCAGCGAGGTGCCCGGGCCCTTGCGCGCGATCCACTGATGGCCGAGGCCCGCGACCGCGACATCACCGTCAACCGGCGGGCCTTCCACGACTACCACATCGACGACCGCGTCGAGGCGGGGCTGGCCCTCATCGGCTCCGAGGTGAAGTCGCTGCGCGACGGCCGGGCGCAGCTGAAGGATTCGTACGCGCGCTTCTTCGGTGACGAGCTGTTCCTGGTGGGTGCGCACATCAGCCCGTACGCGCCGTCGAGCCAGTTCGGCCACGCGCCCGAGCGGCATCGAAAGCTCCTGCTACACCGGCGCGAGATCGACAAGCTCGCCGGCAAGGTCAAGGAGCGGGGCTACACGGTGATCCCGCTGCGACTGTACTGGGTGCGCGGCCGGTGCAAGGTCGAGCTGGGCCTCGCGCGCGGCAAGAAGGCGCCCGACAAGCGCGAGGCGATCCGCGAGCGCACGACGCGGCGGGAGATCGATCGGGCGATGGCGGCGGGGCGGCGCCGGGGCTGATCAGCGCCGCGCGGGGTGGAGCGGCAGCGCCTCCGCGTCGATCGGCAGGGTCGCGAGCTGTCCGGTGCCCGAGAGCGTCAGGTAGAGGACGCCGTCGGCGAGGCAGCAGTTCGTGGGCTCCGTACCCGAGCCGATCTCGATCGTCTCGGCCAGCCGGCCGTCGGGCTCGAAGACGACCAGCACGTCGCCGAGGCTCCCCGCGACGTAGAGCCGTCCTTTGCGATCGAAGCAGAAGCCGTCCGGATAGCCGGCCGGCAGCTTCGCGAACTCGCGGAAGCTCGCGCCGGGCTTCGGGTCCATGACGAGGACCGTCTGGGTCATGCTCTGCGCAACGTAGAGGCGATCGTCGGGGCCGAAGGCGATGCCGTTCGGGAAGAGCGGCACCTCGGCGAGGAGCTCCACGCGGCCGTCGAGCGTCGTGCGCGCGACGCGGCCGGGATCGACCTCCGGCAGGTTCTCCCAGTTGTGGGGGTCGGTGTAGTAGAGGAGGCCGTCGGGACCGAAGCAGAGGTCGTTCGGGCGATTCGGCGGCGCGCCCGGGAGCTTCGTCGCGACGTCGGTCACCTTCCCGTCGAGCGTCACGCGCTGGATGCGCCCT encodes the following:
- a CDS encoding SMP-30/gluconolactonase/LRE family protein → MKPTVVASGLDFPEGPVSLGPKRVAVTEIRGQCISLWENGTLRRRVAVTGGGANGATLGPDGALYVCNNGGVSLGHEGRWMAPEPLPGRIQRVTLDGKVTDVATKLPGAPPNRPNDLCFGPDGLLYYTDPHNWENLPEVDPGRVARTTLDGRVELLAEVPLFPNGIAFGPDDRLYVAQSMTQTVLVMDPKPGASFREFAKLPAGYPDGFCFDRKGRLYVAGSLGDVLVVFEPDGRLAETIEIGSGTEPTNCCLADGVLYLTLSGTGQLATLPIDAEALPLHPARR
- a CDS encoding deoxynucleoside kinase — translated: MAADRTARYIAVEGPIGVGKTALARRLAADFGSQLILEHVEDNPFLRKFYEDPSRYAFQAQLHFLLERYRQQRDVHERGLPAAGLVADYLFAKDGIFAGVTLNADEGALYRQVFDLLDRQIPRPDLVIYLEARPAVLLKRIKKRGLEYERTITKDYLERLTEAFRNFFHHYTDAPLLVVNSSDIDFVEHGSDLADLIHEIRGMRQGVQHYIPLGSR
- the panD gene encoding aspartate 1-decarboxylase — its product is MTRKMMRAKIHRATVTQADVDYEGSISIDRTLMDATDLLPNEAVCVWNVTNGNRFETYVVEGERDSGCICVNGAAAHLVDPGDLVIIAAFTWMSEEAARKHEPKVVFVDEENRIREKRSEVPGPLRAIH
- the nagZ gene encoding beta-N-acetylhexosaminidase; amino-acid sequence: MPTSVLRRTISQLFMVGIPGPTLDADTRRFLTERPPGGVILFKRNVHSASQLRHLIADLHALGPGVSPLVGIDHEGGRVDRFRMRPFTPFPAAAVVAAAKSVRLAEAVGEAMGRELAAIGIDIDFAPVLDVWANPRNEVIGDRAYGTTAAQVARFGVAVARGLERGGVLPCGKHFPGHGRTLGDSHKVLPRVSASRRALTTVEIPPFVRAIRAGIPALMSAHVVYPALDPKHPATLSPAIATSLLRRRLGFTGVLFSDDLEMQAVAGRAAPERLAPEALAAGCDMLLVCQSLDVAERAMTGVEQAIASGALAPRRVTEAVGRIHDLRRRVPARQPSPRLGWPAHTRLARRLQLSAVR
- the panB gene encoding 3-methyl-2-oxobutanoate hydroxymethyltransferase produces the protein MESSKRVTVPDIGRMKAAGERITMVTAYDWTFARLLDEAGVDMLLVGDSLGMVVQGHETTIPVTLDEMVYHTRMVARGAKRALVVGDLPFGSYQGGPDRAVESAIRLVKDGGAQCVKLEGGLAMAETIERIASIDIPVVGHVGLTPQSVHRIGGHRVQGRRHGSTPGGRERVIEDAKTVEAAGAFAVVLECIPLDLAAEITEALTIPTIGIGAGVHCDGQVLVLHDLVGFNDAWTPRFAKRYAELGRAVVQAAQAYVGEVKGGAFPTDAHAFAPKVAAAS
- the smpB gene encoding SsrA-binding protein SmpB; its protein translation is MAEARDRDITVNRRAFHDYHIDDRVEAGLALIGSEVKSLRDGRAQLKDSYARFFGDELFLVGAHISPYAPSSQFGHAPERHRKLLLHRREIDKLAGKVKERGYTVIPLRLYWVRGRCKVELGLARGKKAPDKREAIRERTTRREIDRAMAAGRRRG
- the panC gene encoding pantoate--beta-alanine ligase, with the protein product MVTLATPGAMQAWARAEQRAGRRVALVPTMGALHEGHLALVAEARRHAERVVVSIFVNPIQFNRRDDFERYPRPMDEDAARCAAAGVDAIYAPSAAAMYPEGFQTHVEAGKLTEPLCGAARPGHFRGVTTVVTKLFHAVRPDVAVFGEKDFQQLAIVRRMTADLDFGIEIVGVPTVREEDGLALSSRNRLLSPQARMAARCVPRALDAAATAVAKGETRAATVVAAATAAVAAEPTARLEYAEARDPETLDAAEVVTGPTVIALAVWVGGVRLIDNRVLVPGRDER